One stretch of Tenacibaculum sp. MAR_2010_89 DNA includes these proteins:
- a CDS encoding non-ribosomal peptide synthetase: MIIVSQALVLASGSENNKQLIAYLCGVGELDDISIATLLSSKLPDYMIPSGYIWLDSFPVNSNGKIDRRALPSPDLTSEEKYVAPETNDQQKLVKIWSEVLDLEEDTISITSDFFRLGGHSLLAITLTNKINQVFNIEVSLKDLFSYRTILELSTYISEKEHVQFESIPKALESSSYPLSSAQRRMYFLYEFDKGSTSYNMPMFYRVGRDLDVSQLDKVFKELVSRHQSLRTVFELEEGYPVQRVLEATNFNIAYKQGNPSDVDRYVSEFVQPFNLAEELPYRVSLIDITGEDYLLMIDSHHIINDGVSNEILMKGFWSLYHGESLPSLSIDYIDYSVWQQSEGYQDLVSSHKTYWLDKYSEELTALELPTDYPRSQDQSTEGDVHSITLSKKQSEELRKIAASEGVTMYTLFLGIYTILLSKLSNQEDIVVGTPTAGRHHADLEEVVGMFVNTLALRNQVASGTSFQEFLSELQVNTLMAFDHQLYQYEELVDALDVSRDSGRNPLFDVFYSYNQYQEVTDVEESESLKIVGHDVSYTIAKFDLMLDVLDSESIVLSLNYRTDLYSSSSIARFSGYLNKIIDSVLDNKEKQLKDIDILSTSEKDRLLLGLNTTKVNYDLEETVLDMFRSKVEEFPNSIALVMEGKKLTYQELDARSDLWATHLMNLGVLKGSIVGLMMTRSLEMITGILGIMKAGGAYLPINVDQPLSRTHHMLEECKVSFVLSNLNDLSEEIKANYSYLSSSVLDKKLNVNKKELPVVTSDDAAYVIYTSGSTGNPKGVLVAYKGITNLNCFQREFFDIGTADRILQFSPYYFDASVEQIWLALTSGGKMVLIGREVLLDPTLFKNYLLENKITYLHSTPSFLENLPIDELPFLKIVISGGEKCTPSLANKFLGKSRFINEYGPTEGTVVSMAYEVLEKLNTNVPIGRPIANTQAYILDKDLNLLPEGTIGELYIGGVHLAEGYVNNVTLTEERFIGNPFGKGSLYKTGDLVKWLPEGDLEYLGRNDHQVKIRGYRIELGEIESVLEEVPSINQALVLAHGTGVNKQLVAYLCCNEVIEEQDIILLLSGMLPDYMVPLSYIYLDSFPLNANGKIDRKSLPIPNLIDKEAYVAPTNETETSLVHIWSEILDLEENAVSITSDFFRLGGHSLLAITLLNKVNKIFNVEVSLRDLFSYRTILELSTYILEKDHVQFESIPKALESESYPLSSAQRRMYFLYEYEKDGTSYNMPTFYRVGRDLDVSQLDKAFKELVSRHQVLRTVFELIDGHPVQQVLKDVNFEIDYKQGAASDIKNYVSEFVQPFNLAENLPYRVSLIDITGEDYLLMIDSHHIINDGVSNGILTRDIWSLYYGESLPNLSIEYIDYSVWQQSESYQDLVSNHKKYWLDKYREELTALELPTDYPRSQVRNNEGGVHSLILNKKQSEELRKIAASEGVTMYTLFLGIYTILLSKLSNQEDIVIGTPTAGRLHADMEDVVGMFVNTLALRNQVTSGTSFQDFLSGLQTDTLMAFDHQLFQYEELVDALDVSRDSGRNPLFDVFYSYNQEKTYVEESERLKVVGYEVDYNVAKFDLELDVVEQEEGCGIFFSYSLSLFNEKTIERFSKGFEKIIAEILVDKEIEISKINILSNEESNQIIKEFNAPEINYNIKGTIVDLIEKQVLLNPLAEALYYKGYTMSYQDLNLKVNQLTHYLIKVIKVKKGDRIGVYLGRSPEMIISFLAVLKSGATYIALDSNNPLDRLKMLIDGSEMKYILTNLSTDLVNLETSVSVIDLIIDKVKIEKMPEINPLLSIKGNDTAYIIFTSGSTGKPKGVIIEHNSLVDYSITFKKYFSLTPLDKVIQQASPSFDTVVEEIFPALLTGASLVIMPEGGRDIEALIHGIKETKATVLTTVPVVLDVLNKYSDDLQSLRFIVSGGDVLLPRHIDNLINHYPIFNTYGPSESTVCITYHEIDSLEKTSCIGKPINNRQVYILNEAKQLCPIGVPGELYVSGKGLAKGYLNDDKLTENKFIENPVIPGVRAYATGDLAKWNEDGTIDFLGRIDNQIKIRGLRIELGEIEYQLEKIESINKSLVIASGEGESKQLVAYLCGNINIEESSIKNILSSKLPNYMIPTTYIKVDNFPVNSNGKIDRKLLPSPNFTTGSEYIAPNNEVQKKLLSIWSEVLRAKESEISITSDFFKLGGHSLLAMEMKHKISKYMNAEFQLSEIFLAPTIASLSLKIEQKKNEDIKVVDVIPLNKRETEDKLFVIHDGSGEVDGYLELTRNIKEYQCYGIKFEHDYDIISAPSINEIASVYIEKIKSIQPTGPYNLLGWSLGGEIATEIALQLETYNEKVEKLIIIDSYLGYEKPAKETLFNVDSELELFSSLFSFNPINKQEFYSLKGLQDELFNSEPFKALTSNQMQDLIPQSIKQLIPDYINKTKEELFTATSKIRLLVASSDNNWINKQVKANTLYICPSQSINNQNIDKLKSVFVNINISNIPGDHFSIMKAPRVMPLSNLINKHFELTLVSLE, translated from the coding sequence TTGATTATAGTAAGTCAAGCATTAGTATTGGCAAGTGGATCAGAAAATAATAAGCAGTTGATAGCTTATTTATGTGGTGTAGGGGAGTTAGACGACATTTCGATTGCTACGTTATTGTCGTCAAAGCTTCCTGATTATATGATTCCTTCAGGTTATATATGGTTAGATTCTTTTCCAGTAAATTCCAATGGAAAAATAGACAGGAGAGCGTTGCCTAGTCCAGATTTAACTTCAGAGGAGAAGTATGTAGCGCCAGAGACTAATGATCAACAGAAATTAGTTAAAATTTGGTCAGAAGTTTTAGATCTTGAAGAGGATACAATTAGTATTACATCAGACTTTTTTAGATTAGGAGGTCACTCATTATTAGCCATTACATTAACTAATAAAATTAATCAAGTTTTTAATATTGAAGTTTCTCTAAAAGATTTATTTTCTTATCGTACTATTTTAGAGTTGTCAACTTATATATCAGAAAAAGAACATGTTCAATTTGAGTCTATACCAAAGGCCTTAGAGAGTAGTTCTTATCCATTGTCATCGGCACAACGTCGTATGTATTTCTTATATGAATTTGACAAGGGTAGTACAAGTTATAACATGCCAATGTTTTATAGGGTTGGAAGAGATTTAGATGTTTCACAATTAGATAAAGTATTTAAAGAATTAGTATCACGTCATCAGTCTTTACGTACCGTTTTTGAGTTGGAAGAAGGATATCCAGTTCAACGAGTTTTAGAAGCAACAAATTTTAATATAGCTTATAAGCAAGGTAATCCAAGTGATGTTGATAGGTATGTGTCTGAATTTGTACAACCATTTAATTTGGCTGAAGAATTACCATATCGTGTATCATTAATAGATATTACAGGTGAAGACTATTTGTTAATGATAGATTCACACCATATAATTAATGATGGAGTTTCCAATGAGATTTTAATGAAAGGATTTTGGTCATTATACCATGGAGAGTCTTTACCAAGTTTAAGTATTGATTATATAGATTATTCAGTTTGGCAACAAAGTGAGGGGTATCAAGATTTAGTATCGAGTCATAAAACGTATTGGTTAGATAAGTATAGTGAAGAGTTAACAGCATTAGAATTACCTACAGATTATCCTCGTAGTCAAGATCAAAGTACAGAAGGAGATGTTCATTCAATAACTCTAAGTAAAAAACAAAGTGAAGAGTTACGTAAAATAGCAGCAAGTGAAGGAGTAACAATGTACACATTGTTTTTAGGTATTTATACAATTTTACTAAGTAAGTTGTCAAATCAAGAAGATATTGTTGTAGGTACTCCAACAGCGGGGCGTCATCATGCCGATTTAGAAGAGGTTGTAGGAATGTTTGTGAATACATTAGCTCTACGTAACCAAGTAGCTTCAGGAACTAGTTTTCAAGAATTTTTATCAGAACTACAAGTAAATACATTAATGGCATTTGATCATCAATTGTATCAGTATGAAGAATTGGTGGATGCATTAGATGTTTCACGAGATAGTGGACGTAATCCGTTATTTGATGTTTTTTATTCATACAATCAATATCAAGAAGTAACTGATGTAGAAGAATCAGAGAGTTTGAAAATAGTAGGCCATGATGTTAGTTATACTATAGCGAAGTTTGATTTAATGTTAGATGTTTTAGATTCTGAATCAATAGTTTTATCACTTAATTATCGAACAGATTTATATAGCTCTTCAAGTATTGCAAGATTTTCAGGTTATCTAAATAAAATTATAGATAGTGTATTAGATAATAAAGAAAAGCAACTGAAGGATATAGATATACTATCAACATCAGAAAAAGATAGATTGTTATTAGGTTTAAATACTACCAAAGTGAATTATGATTTAGAGGAAACAGTTTTAGATATGTTTCGCTCTAAAGTTGAAGAGTTTCCAAATTCTATAGCTTTAGTTATGGAAGGAAAAAAACTTACTTACCAAGAGTTAGATGCTCGTTCAGATTTATGGGCAACTCATTTGATGAATTTAGGAGTGTTAAAAGGTTCTATAGTTGGTTTAATGATGACTCGTTCTTTAGAAATGATCACAGGTATTTTAGGTATAATGAAAGCAGGGGGAGCGTATTTACCAATCAATGTAGATCAACCTTTATCTCGAACTCATCATATGTTAGAGGAATGTAAAGTTTCTTTTGTTTTAAGTAATTTAAACGACCTTTCAGAAGAAATTAAAGCCAACTATAGTTATTTGAGCAGTAGTGTTTTAGATAAGAAATTAAATGTTAATAAGAAAGAATTACCAGTAGTTACTTCAGATGATGCAGCTTATGTAATTTATACTTCAGGTTCAACAGGAAATCCAAAAGGGGTATTAGTAGCATATAAAGGAATAACAAATTTAAATTGTTTTCAAAGAGAGTTTTTTGATATAGGTACAGCTGACCGTATTCTTCAATTTTCACCCTATTATTTTGATGCTTCTGTAGAGCAAATTTGGTTAGCTTTAACTTCTGGAGGTAAAATGGTTTTAATTGGTAGAGAAGTTCTTTTAGATCCAACTCTTTTTAAGAATTATCTTTTAGAAAATAAAATAACTTATTTACATAGTACTCCATCGTTTTTAGAAAATTTACCAATAGACGAATTACCATTTCTTAAAATTGTTATATCAGGTGGAGAAAAATGTACTCCTTCATTAGCTAATAAATTTTTAGGAAAATCAAGATTCATTAATGAGTATGGACCAACCGAAGGAACGGTAGTATCTATGGCTTATGAGGTGTTAGAAAAATTAAATACGAATGTACCTATAGGACGTCCTATAGCTAATACTCAAGCTTATATTTTAGATAAAGATTTAAACTTATTACCAGAAGGAACTATTGGAGAACTTTATATTGGAGGTGTTCATTTAGCGGAGGGTTATGTTAATAATGTGACATTAACGGAAGAACGTTTTATAGGGAACCCTTTTGGAAAAGGGAGTTTATACAAAACAGGAGATTTAGTAAAATGGTTACCTGAGGGAGATTTGGAGTATTTAGGAAGAAATGATCATCAGGTAAAGATACGAGGTTATAGAATTGAATTAGGTGAAATTGAATCTGTGTTAGAAGAAGTACCAAGTATAAATCAAGCATTAGTTTTAGCTCATGGGACAGGTGTAAATAAACAGTTAGTAGCTTATTTATGTTGCAACGAGGTAATTGAAGAGCAAGATATAATATTGTTATTATCAGGAATGTTACCAGATTATATGGTTCCTTTAAGTTATATTTATTTAGATAGTTTTCCATTGAATGCTAATGGGAAAATAGATAGAAAGTCATTACCTATACCAAATCTAATAGATAAGGAAGCGTATGTTGCTCCTACTAATGAAACCGAAACATCATTAGTACATATTTGGTCTGAAATTTTAGATCTTGAAGAAAATGCAGTTAGTATTACTTCAGACTTTTTTAGACTGGGAGGTCATTCATTATTGGCAATTACTTTATTGAATAAGGTGAATAAGATATTTAATGTAGAAGTATCATTACGAGATTTATTTTCTTATCGTACTATTTTAGAGTTATCAACTTATATTTTAGAAAAAGATCATGTTCAATTTGAATCTATACCAAAGGCATTAGAGAGTGAATCTTATCCATTATCATCGGCACAACGACGTATGTATTTCTTGTATGAATATGAAAAAGATGGTACCAGTTATAATATGCCAACATTTTATAGAGTTGGAAGAGATTTAGATGTTTCACAGTTAGATAAAGCATTTAAAGAATTAGTGTCTCGTCATCAAGTTTTACGTACTGTTTTTGAGTTGATAGATGGGCATCCAGTGCAACAGGTTTTAAAAGATGTAAACTTTGAAATAGATTATAAACAAGGTGCTGCAAGTGATATTAAAAACTATGTGTCTGAATTTGTGCAACCATTCAATTTAGCTGAAAATTTACCATATCGTGTATCATTGATAGATATTACAGGAGAAGATTATTTGTTAATGATAGATTCGCACCATATAATTAATGATGGAGTTTCTAATGGAATTTTAACTCGTGATATCTGGTCATTGTATTATGGAGAATCTTTACCGAATTTAAGTATTGAGTATATAGATTATTCAGTATGGCAGCAAAGTGAAAGTTATCAAGATTTAGTATCAAATCATAAAAAATATTGGTTAGATAAGTATCGTGAAGAATTAACAGCATTAGAATTACCTACAGATTATCCGCGTAGTCAAGTTCGAAATAATGAAGGAGGAGTTCATTCGCTAATTCTAAATAAAAAACAAAGTGAAGAGTTACGTAAAATAGCAGCAAGTGAAGGAGTAACAATGTATACATTGTTTTTAGGTATTTACACTATTTTACTAAGTAAGTTATCAAATCAAGAAGATATTGTTATAGGTACCCCAACAGCAGGACGTCTCCATGCCGATATGGAAGATGTTGTAGGGATGTTTGTGAATACCTTAGCTCTTCGTAACCAAGTAACTTCAGGAACTAGTTTTCAAGATTTTTTATCAGGATTACAAACAGATACATTAATGGCATTTGATCATCAGTTGTTTCAATATGAGGAATTGGTAGACGCATTAGATGTTTCACGAGATAGTGGACGTAATCCATTATTTGATGTTTTTTATTCATATAATCAAGAGAAAACTTATGTAGAAGAATCAGAAAGATTAAAAGTTGTAGGTTATGAAGTGGATTATAACGTAGCAAAGTTTGATTTAGAACTAGATGTAGTAGAGCAAGAAGAAGGATGTGGTATATTTTTTAGTTATAGCCTATCGTTGTTTAATGAAAAAACAATAGAAAGATTTTCAAAAGGATTTGAAAAAATAATAGCAGAAATATTAGTAGATAAGGAAATTGAAATATCAAAAATCAATATTCTTTCAAATGAAGAAAGTAACCAAATAATTAAAGAGTTTAATGCGCCAGAAATAAATTATAACATTAAAGGAACTATTGTTGATTTAATAGAAAAACAAGTTTTATTAAACCCATTGGCAGAAGCATTATATTATAAAGGTTATACAATGAGTTATCAAGATTTAAACTTAAAAGTTAATCAACTAACTCATTACCTTATTAAAGTAATTAAAGTTAAAAAGGGAGATAGAATAGGTGTCTATTTAGGACGTTCACCTGAAATGATTATTAGTTTTTTAGCAGTTTTAAAATCAGGTGCTACATATATTGCTCTTGACTCTAATAATCCTTTGGATAGATTAAAAATGTTGATTGATGGTTCAGAGATGAAGTATATACTTACTAATTTAAGTACTGATTTAGTAAATCTGGAAACATCAGTATCTGTTATAGATTTGATAATAGATAAAGTCAAAATTGAAAAAATGCCAGAGATTAATCCTTTACTATCAATAAAAGGAAATGATACTGCATATATTATTTTTACCTCAGGAAGTACTGGAAAACCCAAAGGAGTAATTATAGAACATAACTCGTTAGTAGATTATAGTATTACTTTTAAGAAATATTTTTCATTAACACCTTTAGATAAGGTTATTCAGCAAGCTTCACCTTCATTTGATACGGTAGTAGAAGAAATTTTTCCAGCTTTACTAACAGGGGCTTCTCTAGTAATTATGCCTGAAGGAGGAAGAGATATAGAAGCTCTTATTCATGGTATTAAAGAAACAAAAGCAACAGTATTAACTACTGTGCCAGTTGTTCTTGATGTACTGAATAAGTATTCAGATGATTTACAAAGCTTAAGGTTTATTGTAAGTGGAGGAGATGTGTTATTACCAAGGCATATTGATAATTTAATAAATCATTATCCAATATTTAACACCTATGGGCCCTCAGAATCAACAGTTTGTATTACTTATCATGAGATAGATTCACTTGAAAAAACTTCATGTATTGGTAAGCCAATAAATAATAGGCAAGTATATATATTAAATGAAGCGAAACAATTATGTCCTATAGGAGTACCTGGAGAATTATATGTTTCAGGAAAAGGATTAGCTAAAGGGTATTTAAACGATGATAAGTTAACAGAAAATAAGTTTATAGAGAATCCAGTTATTCCAGGAGTAAGAGCTTACGCTACAGGAGATTTAGCAAAGTGGAATGAAGATGGTACTATTGATTTTCTAGGTAGAATAGATAATCAGATTAAGATAAGGGGGCTACGAATTGAGCTAGGAGAAATAGAATATCAATTAGAAAAGATTGAATCTATTAATAAATCATTAGTTATTGCTTCAGGTGAAGGAGAGAGTAAACAATTAGTCGCCTATTTATGTGGAAATATTAATATAGAGGAAAGTAGTATTAAGAACATACTGTCTTCTAAACTTCCGAATTATATGATACCTACCACATATATTAAAGTGGATAATTTTCCTGTAAATTCGAATGGGAAAATAGATAGGAAATTATTACCAAGTCCTAATTTTACTACAGGAAGTGAGTATATAGCACCAAATAATGAAGTTCAAAAGAAACTACTAAGTATTTGGTCAGAAGTTTTAAGGGCTAAAGAAAGCGAGATTAGTATTACTTCGGATTTTTTTAAACTAGGAGGACATTCATTGTTAGCTATGGAGATGAAGCATAAAATAAGCAAGTACATGAATGCTGAATTTCAGCTTTCTGAAATTTTCTTAGCTCCAACTATTGCTTCTTTATCTCTTAAGATTGAGCAGAAAAAGAATGAAGATATAAAAGTAGTTGATGTTATACCTTTAAATAAAAGAGAAACAGAAGATAAACTTTTTGTTATTCATGACGGTAGTGGTGAAGTAGACGGTTATCTTGAACTAACTAGAAATATTAAAGAGTATCAATGTTATGGAATTAAATTTGAGCATGATTACGATATAATATCAGCTCCAAGTATTAATGAGATTGCTTCAGTATATATAGAAAAAATAAAATCTATTCAACCTACTGGCCCATATAACTTATTAGGATGGAGTTTAGGTGGAGAGATAGCTACTGAGATAGCATTACAACTTGAAACATATAATGAGAAAGTTGAAAAACTAATTATAATAGATTCTTATTTAGGGTATGAAAAACCAGCAAAAGAAACTTTGTTTAATGTTGATTCAGAGTTAGAGTTGTTTAGTTCGCTTTTTAGCTTTAACCCTATAAATAAACAAGAATTTTATTCACTTAAAGGTTTGCAAGACGAGTTGTTTAATTCAGAACCCTTTAAAGCTTTAACAAGTAATCAAATGCAGGATTTAATTCCTCAAAGTATCAAACAACTTATTCCAGATTATATTAATAAAACTAAAGAAGAGCTATTTACGGCAACAAGTAAAATTCGTTTATTAGTTGCTTCTTCTGATAATAATTGGATAAACAAGCAAGTAAAAGCAAACACACTTTATATATGTCCATCACAATCTATAAATAATCAAAATATTGATAAACTTAAAAGCGTATTTGTAAACATCAATATTAGTAATATTCCAGGGGATCATTTTTCTATTATGAAAGCACCTAGGGTAATGCCTTTATCAAACCTTATAAATAAACATTTTGAATTAACATTAGTATCATTGGAATAA
- a CDS encoding 4'-phosphopantetheinyl transferase superfamily protein encodes MTSIYYTSCKKLPENEYKKLAELLPKKMQERLSKFRRWQDAYTYLYGKLLLKKCMLQFGYDNSLESIKTTEHGKPYFENSSFSFNISHSEEYVVCAISNDEQVNLGIDIEKVKPIKLDGFNTVFSPEEKREIDSYNKFYTCWTRKEAIVKADGRGLTIPLNTINTLSSSTKLDDEKYYLSKVDINNGYIAHIASQTKIEKMNVINFCF; translated from the coding sequence ATGACATCAATTTATTATACTTCATGTAAAAAATTACCTGAAAATGAATATAAAAAATTAGCCGAGTTATTGCCTAAAAAAATGCAAGAAAGGTTAAGTAAATTTCGTCGCTGGCAAGATGCTTACACGTATTTATATGGGAAGCTACTTTTGAAAAAGTGTATGCTTCAATTTGGCTACGATAATTCTTTAGAATCTATAAAGACGACTGAACATGGTAAGCCGTATTTTGAAAATAGTTCTTTCTCATTTAATATTTCTCACTCAGAAGAATACGTTGTGTGTGCAATTAGTAATGATGAACAAGTAAATTTAGGTATTGATATAGAAAAAGTAAAACCAATTAAATTAGATGGTTTTAATACTGTTTTTTCTCCAGAAGAAAAGAGAGAAATAGATAGTTATAACAAGTTTTATACATGTTGGACAAGAAAAGAAGCTATTGTAAAAGCTGATGGTAGAGGGCTAACTATACCTCTAAATACAATTAACACCTTAAGCTCGTCAACGAAATTAGATGATGAAAAATATTATTTATCTAAAGTAGATATTAACAATGGGTATATTGCTCATATTGCGTCTCAAACTAAAATAGAAAAAATGAATGTGATTAACTTTTGTTTTTAA
- a CDS encoding ornithine carbamoyltransferase, with amino-acid sequence MSLTIINEKKHIISLKNLSKQEVLDIVNRGVEYSNGTVELGYQLKNQVVGVYFTKTSTRTRTSFTTAALRLGANVIAYGPNDLQINTGESMSDTLQVLSRMLDGLVVRTAGSPNVLKAFANQKRMSIVNAMTEDEHPTQALADLTTLMCHFGELSGLEIVYLGEGNNTAVALALALAKFSNIKLSFFTPPNYQIPANVLQYAKNEAAKNNTVINEFHDMKKLPKNADVIYTTRWQTTGTTKPDANWREIFDPFAVTQEVMSKYSNSIFMHDLPAHRGEEVEASVIDGTSSIVFQQAENKAHSAKAVLEWCMR; translated from the coding sequence ATGAGTCTTACAATAATAAATGAGAAAAAGCATATAATATCTTTAAAAAACTTGTCAAAGCAAGAAGTGTTAGATATAGTTAATAGAGGAGTAGAATACTCTAATGGTACTGTTGAGTTAGGGTATCAATTAAAAAATCAAGTAGTTGGTGTTTATTTTACCAAAACATCTACAAGAACAAGAACCTCTTTTACAACTGCTGCACTTCGGTTAGGAGCTAATGTTATTGCTTATGGACCTAATGATTTACAAATAAACACAGGTGAAAGTATGAGTGATACTTTACAAGTACTTTCACGTATGTTAGATGGCTTAGTTGTTAGAACAGCAGGTAGTCCAAATGTACTTAAAGCTTTTGCAAATCAAAAAAGAATGTCTATCGTTAATGCAATGACAGAAGATGAACACCCAACTCAAGCTTTAGCAGATCTGACAACATTAATGTGTCATTTTGGTGAGCTATCAGGTTTAGAAATAGTCTATTTAGGAGAGGGGAATAATACAGCAGTTGCGTTGGCATTAGCTTTAGCTAAGTTTTCTAATATTAAGTTGAGTTTTTTTACTCCACCAAATTATCAAATACCAGCAAATGTATTGCAGTATGCAAAAAACGAAGCAGCCAAAAATAACACTGTTATTAATGAATTTCATGATATGAAAAAGTTGCCTAAAAATGCAGATGTAATATACACTACACGTTGGCAAACAACAGGAACTACAAAACCTGATGCAAATTGGAGAGAGATATTTGACCCTTTTGCTGTAACTCAAGAAGTAATGTCAAAATATTCAAATTCTATTTTTATGCATGATCTTCCAGCTCATAGAGGAGAAGAAGTAGAGGCTTCTGTCATAGATGGCACAAGTAGTATTGTTTTTCAACAAGCCGAAAATAAAGCACATAGTGCAAAAGCTGTTTTGGAATGGTGTATGAGATAG
- a CDS encoding condensation domain-containing protein gives MMFSYTIAKFDLMLDVLDSESIVLSLNYRTDLYSSSSIARFSGYLNKIIDSVLDNKEKQLKDIDILSHQKKIDCY, from the coding sequence ATGATGTTTAGTTATACTATAGCGAAGTTTGATTTAATGTTAGATGTTTTAGATTCTGAATCAATAGTTTTATCACTTAATTATCGAACAGATTTATATAGCTCTTCAAGTATTGCAAGATTTTCAGGTTATCTAAATAAAATTATAGATAGTGTATTAGATAATAAAGAAAAGCAACTGAAGGATATAGATATACTATCACATCAGAAAAAGATAGATTGTTATTAG
- a CDS encoding AMP-binding protein, producing MNYDLEETVLDMFRSKVEEFPNSIALVMEGKKLTYQELDARSDLWATHLMNLGVLKGSIVGLMMTRSLEMITGILGIMKAGGAYLPINVDQPLSRTHHMLEECDVELILGNVNTDDIVIDSKYTFIEAKKLDLSLEVKKKLSFVEVSNLAYVIYTSGSTGTPKGVMVEHKSVTNLINHEREFLGVNITDKILQFSPYYFDVSVEQIWLALTTGSSLVLLEKDTLIDHQKFINVLVREEITHLNVTPRF from the coding sequence GTGAATTATGATTTAGAGGAAACAGTTTTAGATATGTTTCGCTCTAAAGTTGAAGAGTTTCCAAATTCTATAGCTTTAGTTATGGAAGGAAAAAAACTTACTTACCAAGAGTTAGATGCTCGTTCAGATTTATGGGCAACTCATTTGATGAATTTAGGAGTGTTAAAAGGTTCTATAGTTGGTTTAATGATGACTCGTTCTTTAGAAATGATCACAGGTATTTTAGGTATAATGAAAGCAGGGGGAGCGTATTTACCAATCAATGTAGATCAACCTTTATCTCGAACTCATCATATGTTAGAAGAATGTGATGTAGAATTAATTTTAGGAAATGTAAATACTGATGATATTGTAATTGATTCGAAATATACCTTTATTGAAGCTAAAAAATTAGATCTATCTTTAGAAGTCAAAAAGAAATTATCTTTTGTTGAGGTATCAAATTTAGCTTATGTAATATACACTTCAGGATCAACAGGAACTCCAAAAGGAGTTATGGTTGAACATAAATCAGTTACAAATTTAATTAACCATGAGCGTGAATTTTTAGGAGTAAATATAACAGATAAGATATTACAATTCTCTCCATATTATTTTGATGTTTCTGTAGAGCAGATTTGGTTAGCCTTAACTACAGGTTCAAGTTTAGTTTTATTAGAGAAAGATACTTTAATAGATCATCAAAAATTTATAAATGTATTAGTTAGAGAAGAAATTACACATTTAAATGTTACCCCTCGTTTTTAG